CCAGCGTCCACGAGGTCGTCTCCGTGTCGCCGCCACCGACCTCGACGGCGAGTTCGTTGACCATCCGGGACGCTCCGGTGTCCGTGTTCTCAAGTTTCGGTATGATCGTCAGTTCGCCGGTTTGCCCGCCAGTGTTTTCGAGCGTATGAGTTACCTCGATGGTTTCGCCTCGCGTGACAGTAGCCCGGTCGACTGTCGTCTCGGTGACCGTGATGTTCGGCGGTTCGACGACGGTTACCGTCCCGGCCGGGACTCCATCGACGGCGAGGTCGTACTCGCCGGTGTCGTCGAGGGTGACGGGAACAGTCTCCGTCGTCTGCTGGCCGCCGCCAACCGCAACGTCGGCTTGCTCAATTTCCTCGCCGTCCGCCGTGACGGCTACTTGTTTCGTCCCATCGCTGTCTCCGGTGTTCTCAGCCGTGAGCTCCACCTGGAACTCCATCCCGGAGACGACAGAGAACGGCGCATCGTGTATACCGGAACTGTTGGTCTTTGTCGCAGAGGCGTCGGTCACCTCGATAGCCGCTGTCTCGTGATTGGACGCGGCTGCGACACCCGGCCCGAACACCGGGGCCGTCGACACCGCAACCACAGCCAGTAGCGTCATCGCTGATAGCCACAGGCCCGTAATCTTACCCATGGGAGGGGCGATGACAGTATGGTAATTAGTTAGCGGGAACGAATCGCAGAGTAAGGTACTATTATCGCGTATACCGTCCGCTACCGCCGGTTCTATCCTAATAAGGGCTGAAAGGTGGCATTACAAGTAATGGCTCACTCGGCGCACCCAGCCCACAGGGCTGGCACGTCGGTATACATATAGTACCTCAAACGGCGGCTGTTCTTTCGGTCAGCGCCCGTCACTCGTCGCGCGATGAAAGCATCTCTCGCTGGCGGGATCCACAACAGCGCGGCTGTAATCTATCGATGAGACGCTCAGGGACACACCTGAGGCCGGTAAGAATTAGACTGAGGCTGTGAGGCTATCAGAGACGCTTGCTCACGTATGGGCCGTCCTGCTTGTACCCCAGCTTCTCCCGGTAGTACTGCCGGACGCCGATACCGGAAATAACGGCCAATTTCGGGTAGCCGGCGTCCCGTGCCAGTGTTTCCGCTTTTTCCAGCAGTTTCTTGCCGTAGCCTTTGTGCTGGTGGTCCTCGTCGTCACCCTCTTGACCGACGCCGACGGCGTTGCCGTAGACGTGGAGTTCGCGGACGATTGCGGCGTCCTGTAGCTCCCGGCGTACCGGATCGTTGGGGAATCTGAGCCGACAGAACCCGACGAGCACGTCGTTGTCGAAGTCTTCGAAGGAGATGAAATGCTCCGTGCCGCCACAGGCCTCGTAGGTCATCACGTCGAGTTCGATGTTCTCGGCGGCATCGTCGCTGTGTCCGGCCTCCCGACAGCGGATACAGTCACACGTCCAGTCGTGCTCTTCCATCCGCTGCCAGGCGAGCTGGCGGAGGTTCGACTTCCAGACGCCGCCCTCGATGAAGTCCGCCGGGATGTCCCGCTGGACGCGCTGGAGGCGGGTGTAGCGGGGAATCATGTCCTTGATTTCGGCGACCAGTTCGGCGGCCTCGTCGTTGGAAAGCGGGTCGAACTCGTCGTTGCGCCACCAGTCGTATGTGACGGTTCCCTCGACAATCAGCGTCGGGTATATCTTGAGGTAGTCGGGCCGCCAGTCCGTCTGGTCGAAGATGCGCCGGAAGTCCTCCAGACACATCTCCTTGGACATCCCGGGCTGGCCCGGCATCATGTGGAAGCCGACCTTGAACCCCGAATCGCGCAGGCGGCGGTTGGCGTCGATAGAGGCCTGCACGCCGTGGCCGCGGTGCATCTCGCGGTTGATCCGCTCGAAGGTCGTCTGGACGCCGACCTCGACTTTCGTCCCGCCGAGGTCGAGCATCCGGTCGATCTGTTCCGGATCACACCAGTCCGGCTTCGTCTCGAACGTGGTGGCGACGTTGCGGACGTCAGCGGTCTCGTTTTCCGCGATGACATCTTCCAGATAGCGGAACTCGTAGTCGTCCTCGGCGAAGCTCACGTCCTCCGCGGGCGTCGGCTCCGAATCCACGTCGAAGTCGTTCATCGCCTCCAGGGCCCGCTTGACGAACCACTCCTGGTAGTCGTGGCTCCGGGCCGTCATCGTCCCGCCCATCACGATGAGTTCGGCCTTGTCGACAGGATGGCCGATTTCCCGCAGTTGGTTGAGCCGGAGGGTGACCTGGCCGTAGGGGTCGTAGTCGTTCTGTTCGCCGCGTGCGGCCGCGGGCTCGTGGCCGGTGTAGGACTGCGCGGAGGAGAACTCCGAATCCGGGCCGCCCGGACAGTACAGGCACTTCCCGTGAGGACACCGCTCGGGTGAGGTCATGATAGCGATAGGGGAGACACCCGAGGCAGTCCGAACGGGCTTGCGCTGGAGGACCTCCTCCAGCACCTCGCGGTGCTCCTGTGGCGCGTAATCGAGCAGTTCGGAGTTTTTCGGCACTTTCGGCGCGGAATACTCTCGACAGACATCTATCTTGGCCGATTCGACGTCGTCGCGCTCGACCTCGCCTGCGAGAATCCGGTCGACCAGCTCCGCACACACCTGCTGGAAGGTCTCTGTCTCGTCTGGGTCCGGCGTCTCCGTGCTCATCGGCGTTGTGCGAAATCGGCGTCTCGGCCGAATAAGCGTGTCGCTCGGGTATCGTCAGCGACGGGGGTGGCCGTGGGGTTCATTGTGCTGTCACACCAAAGAGAGGTATGAGAAGCGAAACGGACGACACCAGGAGCCCCGACCGACCGACCTTCCGCGGCTGTGTGTTCTGTTACAGCGCGGAGTGGGCGTACTACGGTGCGAAGAAGGCAGCCAGGTCCGTCTCGGCGACTGATACGTAGCGGGACCCGGGTCGCAGTCGGCAGCGAATGAGCCGTCTGAAAACAACTCCAGAGTCGTTGAAGCCCCGTCTCAGGCGCTCTACCCCGTTATTTCGAATGATACTGCCAGGGGAGTCTTTTAGTCATTGCTCTCCTCGACTGTGTATATATGCCAGACACGACCAGTGGGTCTGCACAAACTCGCTCCCGGGAATTGACGCCGACGGAACGGTTCCAAGAGTTCATTGCATACATTCCGAGTGGCGATACGATCCCCGACGAGACATGGCGCGGCCGACACCGTAATATCCTCATTCTGCTGCTTGCGCATGTGCCGTTCCTGCTGGCACTCGGGCTGTATTCGGGAACTGAGTCGCTCGTCACGGGCGCGACGCTTCCCGAGATAGACACGCTCCACGTTCTCGCAGAGGTCGGGGTCGTCGTCGGCCTCGCCGTGTTAGCGAGGTTGCCCTGGTTCGGTCGGCGAACGCGAACCGCGCTGGCGACGATGGGACTCGTCACGACGTCCGGGTTCCTGGTCCACTTCTCCGGCGGGTACATCGAGGCTCACTTCCACTTTTTCGTCGTGATGGCTGTGGTTGCCGTCTACGAAGACTGGCTGCCGTTCTTCCTCGGCATCGGGTACGTCTCCGTCCAGCACGGGATTTTCGGCATGATCGACCCGAGTCGGGTGTACAACCACTCGGCGGCGATCAACAACCCGTGGGTGTGGGCGTTCATCCACGCGGGCTTCGTTCTGATGCTGGCCGCGGCGCTGATGGCGCACTGGTCGTCGACCGAGCGATCCCGTGAAGCGGCGGAACAACAACTCGAACAGGCCAGAGAGAAGACCCAAGAGGTCGAAAACCTGGAGGAGAAGAAAGCCGAGATGGAGCGGACCATCGCCGAGGCCGAAGAGGCGAAAGCCGAGGCCGAGGCCCGACAGCAAGAGGTCGAAGAGTTCAACGAGCACCTCGAAGCCACGGCCGACGCTTACAGCGCGGCGATGTCCCGGGCGGCCGACGGAGACCTCACGGTCCGGATTGACCCCGACAGCGAGAGTGACGCGATGGCACAGATCGCCGAGTCGTTCAACAAGATGATGACGGAGACGGAGTCGGCGATGGCCGAAATACAGACGTTCTCGCAGGAGGTCGCGTCGACGAGCGACCAGGCCACAGCCGGTGCCAACGAGGCAACAGGTGCCAGCGAAGACATGAGCGAATCGATTCAGGGCATCGCCAGCGGGGCGGTCGACCAGCGTGAGATGCTCGAAACCGTCTCAAGCGAGATGACCGACCTGTCAGCCACCGTCGAGGAGGTCGCCGCTTCGGCCGAAACCGTCGCGGAACGGTCCCGCGAGACAGCCAAGATCGCGGACGACGGCGAGGAGACCGCACAGGAAGCGATAGCGGGCTCCCGGGAGGTCCAGACAGCGATCGATTCGACCGTCGAAAACGTGGAGCGGCTGGACGAGAAGATGGCAGAGATCGGTGAGATCGTCGATCTCATCGGCGACATCGCCGAGCAGACGAACATGCTGGCCCTGAATGCCAACATCGAGGCCGCACGGGCCGGAAACGGGTCGGGCGGCGATGGGTTCGCTGTCGTCGCAGACGAGGTCAAACAGCTGGCGGAGGAGACGCAGGCCTCTGCGACCGAAATCGAACAGCTCATCGCGGAGACCCAGGCCCAGACCGAAACCACGGTCACAGAGGCACGGGGGGCAAAGCAGGATATGCAGGAGAGTACAGAAGCCGTCGAAGACGTCGTCAACACGTTCACGCAGGTGGCCGAGAACGCCGAGGCGACCGACGACGGGATTCAGGAGATCAGCGACACGACCGACGACCAGGCCGCCACGACCGAGGAAGCGGTGTCGATGGTCGAGGAGGCCGTGGACATCAGCGAGGCGACCGCCGCGGAGACCGAGACCGCCTCCGCGACCGCGCAGGAACAGGCCGCGTCCATGTCGCAGGTCAGTGCCAGCATCGAATCACTCGCCGAGCAGTCCGAACGGCTCCAGACGATGCTGTCGGAGTTCGAAGTCGACAGCCGATAGCGGCTCACTCCTCCCAGTACTCTTTTTCCGCGTTCCTGTCGAGATACGTCGACAACGTCCGGTCCGCCTTCTCGCCGCCCGGCGGTGACCCGGCGTACAGCCCGACCATCTCCCGGTCGGGGTAGACGGTGATATCCGGTTCCTCCATCGTCGAAACCATCAACAGTCGGAGTTCAGACTCGCCGGCTTCGATTTCGTGCGCACTCTCCTCGCCGGCCGGAAGCGCGACGAAATCGCCCGGCTTGAGTGCGTGTTCCTCAGCGTCGGGGCCGAGCCAGAGCGTGCCGGTCCCGGCCTGGACAAATATCGCTTCCTCGTTGCCTTCGTGGTAGTGGCGCACCCAGAGCCGTTTCCCCGGTGGGACGGCATAGAGGCTCGCGCCGAGTTGTTCGCCCCCGGCGGCGTCACCAAGCTGCTTGCGCCTGAACGTCCGGTCGCCGTGGTCGTGGTCGGTCCAGTCGAGGTCGGCTTCGTTGACGGGGCCGTCGCTCATGCCCGGTCAGACTGCCGGCGGATAGAAAAAGTCCTCTGCGCTACAGTTCGTCGGCCAGCACGTCGAGCGTGGCGTCGAGGACGGCCGGTCGCTCGCCGGCCAGGTAGCGGATGGTCCCCTCGCGGACGCTCCGCGTCGCGACGCCGCCTTCGGGAACTCGCTCGCTGACTTCGCTGACTAGCTCGTGCAGGTCCAGGTCGCCGTTGGCACGGACGTACATCGTGTCCGTCGAGATGCCGAGCACGGCGTCGCTCTCGTCGCGGACATCCCGGTGGAGTTCATCCAGCAGGAGCGACTCCGGCGGGAACTCGTACTGGTGGGTAAAGGCGTCCGTGTCGAGCACGGCGATGTCCACGTCACCGACGGTCCGGTGGTCGAGGTTGGCCCGGGCGGTGGACACCTCTTCGTCGACCTTCTCGCGGAACTGCTCGGCGATGTGGCCGGCCAGGCCGCCCACGTCCTCCTCGTCGTCGCCGAACACGAGGTCGGTGATGAGTTCGCGCTTGTCCTCGTAGGACTGGTAGTGGGCTTCGAGCGCGACTGCTTCGCGGAGTTCCGACACGGCGGTCTCGTCGTAGCCGGCCTCGCTGGCGGCCTCGACGTACGGCTCGGGGATGTCCTCCCAGAAGCTCACGGCCGGGAGGTGCTGCAGGTCGTCGCGGACGTCCTCGTTGACGTGTGCAGCGACGTTGGCCGCGAGCGCCGTCGAGGTGGTCTCCGAAACGGTGTCGGCCGAGGGGGAGACGACGGCGTCGACCGTATCGACGACCGCGCCGTCGACGTCGATGTCGTCGATGACGACGCTCGGTGCGCCGTAGACGTTCAGCAGGTCGAAGCCGTCAAGGCTCTCGCGCGTGCCGCCGGCGGCGACGAAGACGAACAGCGGGAGCTTCTCCTCGTGGCGCTCCCGGTTGTCGAGCATCGTCGTCGTGTCCTTCGTCGCGTCGTCCATGTCGTAGACGCCGCCCTCGATTGGTCGCCGGTCGAAGTAGTGGTACTTCGCGTCGGCGCGGCGGTGCTGCTCGGTGACCAGCGGGAGTGCGGCGCGTTCGAGCGCGCTGCCGGCGAGATAGCCGTCCGCGGTGTTGGCGTGGCGGACGATGACCGGACGGTCCGTCAGCACTGCCTTCCGGATCTGGGTCGCCGCTTCGACCAGATCATCGGAGAGGGCCGCAACCGCCGTATCATCGGCGAGCGGTTCGGCCGTGTCAGGTCGGGCCTCGTCGTCGAGGGCGTCGGCGAGCCGCTGTTCGACTTCCTCGCGCTCCTCGGCTTCGAGGACATCGAGCTCCTCGGTCTCGACCTGCAGTTCACCGCGACGCTCGCGGACTTCGCCCGAGAGTCGGACGTAGTCGTCTTCTTCGACCTCGGGGTAGGCGCGGACGCCTGCCTCGACGAAGGCCGCGCAATCGACAGTGCCGGTCTCGTCCTGCAGTTCGAACACCGTCGGCCCGGAGGTCTGTCGGATGCCGACGACTTCGCCTTCCAGTCGAACGTCCGCACCGACGTGGTCGTCGAGATCGCCGATAGCCGCGGCGACCGGTTCGGCCGTGGTCGCCTCGTCCGTCTGCTCCTCGCTTTCGTCGCTCTCTGCGTCGGCTTCCTCGTCGGACTCGGTCATGACGGCGGTGTTCGACCCGCTGTCGTTGCCGCCGACGGCCGCAGTGCCTTCGACGCGGTCGTCATCGCTGGCCCGACTGACTGCGCCGGCGTTCGTGGCGCTGCTGTCGTCGGATTCGGTGCCTTCGTCCGCGTCCGATTCGTCGTCGCTTTGTCCCGCTGACTCGTCAGTTGAGGGTCGAGACGCCTCCTCGTCCGAATCGTCGGACTGTGTCTCGTCTTCGTCGTCTTCGTTCTCAAGCAGGACTGAGTGGCCGATTTCCGGGTCGTCGACGAGGACGCCGCGGAACTCGCGTTCGGACTGGCGGATCGACCAGCCGAGGTCGACGTTGCCGTTGTCCCGTACGTTCTTGACCTGGACGTAGACGGTGTCGCCCGAGTCCCAGTCGAGGGAATCGAGCCGCTGGTCCAGTTCGCTCCGGTGGAGCAGCCCCGTTACGCTGTCGCCGATGTCGACGAACACGCCGAACTCGGCGAAGCCGTCAACACTGCCGCGGTAGTAGCGGTCGACCGATAGCTGGTCGGCACGCGAGCCACGGAACTCGAACAGGGCGTCCTCCTCGTGGAGGTCACAGATGCGTCCTTCGACAGATTTGCCGCAGATGATACACGAACCCATTACACGGTGCAAGCATGTCGGGCCTAAAACGGTTGTCGAATTCCGGACGAACCAAACGGGGCCGCTATTCGAACATCTCGCTCTCTTCTTCCAGTAGTTCGAGCCCTGAAGCGACCGCTTTCGCCTGTTCAGGAAACAGAGCGACCTCGATTTCGCTTCCCTGTTCGTCTTCGAAGGCAATTTTCACGCGCTTGTCGCCGTACTCGCGAACGTCGACACCCTCCACGTCGTACATCTTGATCGTCGCTTCCTTGTTCGACGGGCCGACGCTCTTGAACGCTCCATCTTTGAGTTCCAGCATGAACTGGTCGATGTCGATACTGAGCATCGTGTGGAAACGCACGCCGGCGGACCCTAAAACCCGTAGTCAGCGGCCAGCACCGAGACGGCCTGAAAGCCCCGGAAGCCGTAGCCGAAAATAATTGCGGCGGGGACGGCTCCGACGATTGCGGCCACGGGGTGCCGGATATTGTGGACGACGGCAGTGCCGAGCAGGTACAGGCCCGCGCCCCAGGCGGTGACGAGCACTCGGACTTCTGCGCTGGGCAGCCCCGCCAGCAGACAGGGGGCCATCGCGTAGCACATCACCTGGACGGTTTCGCTCACGCCGCCGCGGTCCGACGCGACGGGGAGCAGTCCGAGGGGAAGCAACAGCAGCGTCTGTAGCGCCGCCGTCAGATGCACCGTCGCCGGCGTGACGAACACGAGAATAGCAAACAGCGCCAGTACCGCGACGCCGGGCGAGAAGCCACCGATAGCGGGGTAGTC
The genomic region above belongs to Haloarcula hispanica ATCC 33960 and contains:
- a CDS encoding tRNA uridine(34) 5-carboxymethylaminomethyl modification radical SAM/GNAT enzyme Elp3 codes for the protein MSTETPDPDETETFQQVCAELVDRILAGEVERDDVESAKIDVCREYSAPKVPKNSELLDYAPQEHREVLEEVLQRKPVRTASGVSPIAIMTSPERCPHGKCLYCPGGPDSEFSSAQSYTGHEPAAARGEQNDYDPYGQVTLRLNQLREIGHPVDKAELIVMGGTMTARSHDYQEWFVKRALEAMNDFDVDSEPTPAEDVSFAEDDYEFRYLEDVIAENETADVRNVATTFETKPDWCDPEQIDRMLDLGGTKVEVGVQTTFERINREMHRGHGVQASIDANRRLRDSGFKVGFHMMPGQPGMSKEMCLEDFRRIFDQTDWRPDYLKIYPTLIVEGTVTYDWWRNDEFDPLSNDEAAELVAEIKDMIPRYTRLQRVQRDIPADFIEGGVWKSNLRQLAWQRMEEHDWTCDCIRCREAGHSDDAAENIELDVMTYEACGGTEHFISFEDFDNDVLVGFCRLRFPNDPVRRELQDAAIVRELHVYGNAVGVGQEGDDEDHQHKGYGKKLLEKAETLARDAGYPKLAVISGIGVRQYYREKLGYKQDGPYVSKRL
- a CDS encoding methyl-accepting chemotaxis protein, which gives rise to MPDTTSGSAQTRSRELTPTERFQEFIAYIPSGDTIPDETWRGRHRNILILLLAHVPFLLALGLYSGTESLVTGATLPEIDTLHVLAEVGVVVGLAVLARLPWFGRRTRTALATMGLVTTSGFLVHFSGGYIEAHFHFFVVMAVVAVYEDWLPFFLGIGYVSVQHGIFGMIDPSRVYNHSAAINNPWVWAFIHAGFVLMLAAALMAHWSSTERSREAAEQQLEQAREKTQEVENLEEKKAEMERTIAEAEEAKAEAEARQQEVEEFNEHLEATADAYSAAMSRAADGDLTVRIDPDSESDAMAQIAESFNKMMTETESAMAEIQTFSQEVASTSDQATAGANEATGASEDMSESIQGIASGAVDQREMLETVSSEMTDLSATVEEVAASAETVAERSRETAKIADDGEETAQEAIAGSREVQTAIDSTVENVERLDEKMAEIGEIVDLIGDIAEQTNMLALNANIEAARAGNGSGGDGFAVVADEVKQLAEETQASATEIEQLIAETQAQTETTVTEARGAKQDMQESTEAVEDVVNTFTQVAENAEATDDGIQEISDTTDDQAATTEEAVSMVEEAVDISEATAAETETASATAQEQAASMSQVSASIESLAEQSERLQTMLSEFEVDSR
- a CDS encoding cupin domain-containing protein; the protein is MSDGPVNEADLDWTDHDHGDRTFRRKQLGDAAGGEQLGASLYAVPPGKRLWVRHYHEGNEEAIFVQAGTGTLWLGPDAEEHALKPGDFVALPAGEESAHEIEAGESELRLLMVSTMEEPDITVYPDREMVGLYAGSPPGGEKADRTLSTYLDRNAEKEYWEE
- a CDS encoding DHH family phosphoesterase: MGSCIICGKSVEGRICDLHEEDALFEFRGSRADQLSVDRYYRGSVDGFAEFGVFVDIGDSVTGLLHRSELDQRLDSLDWDSGDTVYVQVKNVRDNGNVDLGWSIRQSEREFRGVLVDDPEIGHSVLLENEDDEDETQSDDSDEEASRPSTDESAGQSDDESDADEGTESDDSSATNAGAVSRASDDDRVEGTAAVGGNDSGSNTAVMTESDEEADAESDESEEQTDEATTAEPVAAAIGDLDDHVGADVRLEGEVVGIRQTSGPTVFELQDETGTVDCAAFVEAGVRAYPEVEEDDYVRLSGEVRERRGELQVETEELDVLEAEEREEVEQRLADALDDEARPDTAEPLADDTAVAALSDDLVEAATQIRKAVLTDRPVIVRHANTADGYLAGSALERAALPLVTEQHRRADAKYHYFDRRPIEGGVYDMDDATKDTTTMLDNRERHEEKLPLFVFVAAGGTRESLDGFDLLNVYGAPSVVIDDIDVDGAVVDTVDAVVSPSADTVSETTSTALAANVAAHVNEDVRDDLQHLPAVSFWEDIPEPYVEAASEAGYDETAVSELREAVALEAHYQSYEDKRELITDLVFGDDEEDVGGLAGHIAEQFREKVDEEVSTARANLDHRTVGDVDIAVLDTDAFTHQYEFPPESLLLDELHRDVRDESDAVLGISTDTMYVRANGDLDLHELVSEVSERVPEGGVATRSVREGTIRYLAGERPAVLDATLDVLADEL
- a CDS encoding YIP1 family protein; amino-acid sequence: MTQWVENPTGGRDRGPAALVRAWVEILRRPRRFFRTGVAPGDQAPGLVFAATVVLFEEVSRYAVVKLAQRGLLSTGPFDYPAIGGFSPGVAVLALFAILVFVTPATVHLTAALQTLLLLPLGLLPVASDRGGVSETVQVMCYAMAPCLLAGLPSAEVRVLVTAWGAGLYLLGTAVVHNIRHPVAAIVGAVPAAIIFGYGFRGFQAVSVLAADYGF